One stretch of Muribaculum intestinale DNA includes these proteins:
- the thrS gene encoding threonine--tRNA ligase: MITITFPDKSTRQYEPGTTPLQIAESISTRLAQDILAATVNGAEWDISRPITEDAEIKLFKWDDAEGKHAFWHSSAHLLAEALQELYPGVKFGIGPAIENGFYYDIDPNGNTITSADFPAIEAKMIELAQKKESIVRADISKDDALKMFGDRGEEYKCELISELEDGHITTYTQGAFTDLCRGPHLPTTAPIKAVKILSLAGAYWRGDEKRNQLVRVYGITFPKKKMLDEYLVMLEEAKKRDHRKIGKEMELFAFSPNVGAGLPLWLPKGAALRDRLEQFLRKIQKRYGYLQVITPHIGNKNLYVTSGHYAKYGKDSFQPIHTPEEGEEYLLKPMNCPHHCEIYRSSPRSYRDLPLRLAEFGTVYRYEQSGELHGLTRVRGFTQDDAHIFCAPDQIKDEFLKVMDIIFYIFKALKFDNFEAQISLRDPNNKEKYIGSDENWHLAENAIIEACAEKGLNARTELGEAAFYGPKLDFMVKDAIGRRWQLGTIQVDYNLPERFQLEFTGADNQKHRPVMIHRAPFGSLERFVAVLLEHTAGKLPLWLVPDQCAVLPISEKFNDYARRVAAELNEADVRAIVDDRNEKIGKKIRDNELKRIPYMLIVGEKEAQNDEVSVRKQGEGDKGTMKITTFAKYLTDEVSSMINQ; encoded by the coding sequence ATGATTACGATTACATTCCCCGACAAAAGCACCCGGCAGTATGAGCCCGGCACTACCCCGCTCCAGATTGCCGAGAGCATCAGCACCCGTCTCGCTCAGGACATTCTTGCCGCTACTGTCAACGGCGCTGAGTGGGATATATCACGCCCCATAACCGAAGATGCCGAGATAAAGCTGTTCAAGTGGGACGATGCCGAAGGCAAGCACGCTTTCTGGCACTCGTCGGCCCACCTGCTCGCCGAAGCTCTTCAGGAACTGTATCCGGGCGTAAAGTTCGGTATCGGTCCGGCCATTGAGAATGGCTTCTACTACGACATCGATCCCAATGGCAACACCATCACATCGGCCGACTTCCCCGCTATCGAAGCCAAGATGATTGAGCTGGCCCAGAAAAAAGAGTCTATCGTGCGTGCAGACATCTCTAAGGACGATGCCTTGAAGATGTTCGGTGACCGTGGCGAGGAATATAAGTGCGAGCTTATATCCGAGCTTGAGGACGGCCACATCACCACATATACACAGGGCGCGTTCACCGACCTGTGTCGTGGTCCGCACCTTCCTACTACTGCACCTATCAAGGCTGTGAAAATCCTTTCGCTTGCCGGCGCATACTGGCGTGGCGACGAAAAGCGCAACCAGCTTGTTCGCGTCTATGGCATCACCTTCCCCAAGAAAAAGATGCTCGATGAGTATCTCGTGATGCTCGAAGAGGCCAAGAAACGCGACCACCGCAAGATAGGCAAAGAGATGGAGCTGTTTGCATTCTCGCCCAATGTAGGCGCAGGACTTCCGCTCTGGCTCCCGAAGGGTGCCGCTCTGCGTGACCGTCTTGAGCAGTTCCTGCGCAAGATACAGAAGCGCTACGGCTATCTTCAGGTAATCACTCCTCATATCGGCAACAAGAACCTTTATGTTACCTCGGGCCACTATGCCAAGTATGGCAAGGATTCATTCCAGCCCATACACACCCCCGAGGAAGGCGAGGAATATCTGCTCAAGCCGATGAACTGTCCTCACCACTGCGAGATTTACCGTAGCTCGCCCCGCAGCTACCGCGACCTGCCTCTGCGTCTTGCCGAGTTCGGTACAGTGTACCGCTACGAGCAGAGTGGCGAGCTCCACGGTCTTACCCGTGTGCGCGGTTTTACTCAGGATGATGCCCACATCTTCTGTGCTCCCGACCAGATTAAGGATGAGTTCCTCAAGGTGATGGATATTATATTCTACATCTTCAAGGCTCTTAAATTCGACAACTTCGAGGCGCAGATTTCGCTTCGCGACCCCAATAATAAGGAGAAGTATATTGGCTCTGACGAAAACTGGCATCTCGCCGAGAACGCCATTATCGAGGCATGCGCCGAAAAGGGTCTCAATGCCCGCACCGAACTCGGTGAGGCTGCATTCTATGGCCCCAAACTCGACTTCATGGTGAAGGATGCCATCGGACGCCGCTGGCAGCTCGGCACTATTCAGGTCGACTACAACCTCCCCGAGCGCTTCCAGCTTGAATTTACCGGAGCCGACAACCAGAAGCACCGTCCGGTAATGATACATCGCGCACCGTTCGGCTCGCTCGAACGCTTCGTTGCCGTACTTCTCGAGCACACCGCCGGCAAACTGCCCCTTTGGCTTGTGCCCGACCAGTGTGCCGTACTGCCCATTTCCGAGAAGTTCAACGATTATGCACGTCGTGTGGCCGCCGAACTCAACGAGGCTGACGTACGCGCCATAGTCGATGACCGTAACGAGAAAATCGGTAAGAAAATCCGCGACAACGAGCTCAAACGCATACCTTACATGCTCATCGTAGGTGAAAAAGAAGCACAAAATGATGAAGTTTCTGTAAGAAAACAGGGCGAAGGCGATAAAGGTACGATGAAAATCACTACCTTTGCAAAATATTTGACCGATGAGGTCTCCAGCATGAT
- the guaA gene encoding glutamine-hydrolyzing GMP synthase: protein MQQKIIILDFGSQTTQLIGRRVRELNTYCEIVPYNKFPHDDPSVIGVILSGSPFSVYDEKAFRMSLDGIRGRLPILGICYGAQFMAYTNGGTVEPAGTREYGRAHLEKFDAANPLLKGLEPSTQVWMSHGDTITSIPSNFKIIASTDKVAVAAYQAEGEQLWGVQFHPEVYHSVQGTELLRNFVVDICGSRQDWSAASFIESTVAALKEQLGDDKVVLGLSGGVDSSVAAVLLNKAIGKNLTCIFVDHGMLRKNEFANVLHDYECLGLNVIGVDASAEFFAELAGVTDPERKRKIIGKGFIDVFDREAHKIKDVKWLAQGTIYPDCIESLSITGTTIKSHHNVGGLPEKMNLKLCEPLRLLFKDEVRAVGRELGMPEHLIKRHPFPGPGLAVRILGDITPEKVAVLQNADDIFISALHEWGLYDQVWQAGAILLPVQSVGVMGDERTYERAVALRAVTSTDAMTADWAHLPYDFMAKVSNDIINKVKGVNRVCYDISSKPPATIEWE, encoded by the coding sequence ATGCAACAGAAAATCATTATTCTCGATTTCGGAAGCCAGACCACCCAGCTGATTGGCCGCCGTGTGAGAGAGCTGAACACTTATTGCGAGATTGTGCCTTACAATAAGTTTCCCCACGACGATCCTTCCGTAATTGGCGTTATCCTTTCAGGTAGTCCGTTCTCGGTCTACGATGAAAAAGCGTTCCGCATGTCGCTCGACGGCATCCGTGGCCGTCTGCCCATACTCGGCATATGCTATGGCGCACAGTTTATGGCCTACACCAACGGCGGTACGGTAGAACCCGCCGGAACCCGCGAATACGGTCGTGCCCATCTTGAAAAATTTGATGCCGCCAATCCTCTGCTTAAGGGGTTGGAGCCTTCTACACAGGTATGGATGAGCCATGGCGACACCATTACCTCAATCCCTTCCAACTTCAAGATTATCGCATCGACCGACAAGGTTGCCGTTGCCGCCTATCAGGCCGAGGGCGAGCAACTGTGGGGTGTGCAGTTCCATCCCGAGGTGTACCATTCGGTACAGGGTACCGAGTTGTTGCGCAACTTCGTGGTAGATATATGCGGCTCGCGCCAGGACTGGAGTGCCGCCTCATTTATCGAATCAACTGTGGCCGCACTCAAAGAACAGCTGGGCGACGACAAGGTTGTGCTCGGTCTGTCGGGTGGTGTTGATTCCTCTGTAGCTGCCGTGTTGCTCAACAAGGCTATCGGAAAGAACCTTACCTGTATATTCGTAGACCATGGCATGCTTCGCAAGAATGAGTTTGCCAATGTGCTCCACGATTACGAATGTCTCGGACTCAATGTTATCGGAGTCGATGCTTCGGCCGAATTCTTCGCCGAACTCGCCGGAGTGACCGATCCCGAGCGCAAACGCAAGATTATCGGCAAGGGATTCATCGACGTGTTTGACCGCGAGGCCCACAAGATAAAGGATGTGAAATGGCTCGCCCAAGGCACCATCTATCCCGACTGTATCGAGTCGCTCTCTATCACCGGCACGACCATCAAGAGCCATCACAACGTAGGCGGTCTGCCCGAGAAGATGAATCTTAAGCTCTGTGAGCCGTTGCGTCTTCTCTTCAAGGATGAGGTACGCGCTGTTGGCCGCGAGCTCGGAATGCCTGAGCATCTTATCAAGCGCCATCCGTTCCCCGGCCCCGGGCTTGCCGTGCGCATTCTTGGCGACATCACCCCCGAAAAGGTGGCCGTGCTTCAGAATGCCGACGACATATTCATCTCTGCCCTGCACGAATGGGGACTGTACGACCAGGTATGGCAGGCAGGTGCGATTCTCCTCCCCGTGCAGAGTGTAGGAGTGATGGGCGACGAACGCACCTATGAACGAGCTGTCGCACTCCGTGCCGTTACATCTACCGACGCCATGACAGCCGACTGGGCTCATCTGCCTTACGATTTCATGGCCAAGGTCTCCAACGACATTATCAATAAGGTTAAAGGTGTCAACCGCGTCTGCTACGACATCTCCTCCAAGCCGCCGGCAACAATCGAGTGGGAATAA
- a CDS encoding IS110 family transposase, with product MDRNRTVAGLDVHKDSIYLCIMGHDEAIIFEKTYGVLTPDLRQMCNDMTARGVTEAAMESTAVYWVPVWNELCGSMELKLVNPYFIKQLPGRKSDIKDAQWIAECLLKNLIRGSFVPETIVQDMRKLNRRIMDLNEDLTYNTNKLDAALQRCGFRLSNYVSRIKGKSYQSVLSCIIDGGRDPGKLIAKVHGRTINKHGRQTIMAAVTGCFSDTDIIIFRQTKAVIDLIEAQMAECQKELTALCGKHFPQQYRRLQTIPGVKERAATAIIAETGVDMQMFATAASLVGWCGLKPRNDVSNGRYKSRKVTHGNRYLREILIEIAWVASRTRNCFFSNFSYVQTTVKKKSRMKIQVAIARKILVAIWHMLSKEQDFIDIYLKRLEQQRLLEEQLKSFESKMA from the coding sequence ATGGACAGAAACCGAACAGTCGCCGGCCTTGATGTCCACAAAGATAGCATTTATCTTTGTATTATGGGGCATGACGAGGCCATCATTTTCGAAAAAACCTATGGAGTTCTTACTCCCGACCTGCGCCAGATGTGTAATGATATGACAGCCCGGGGCGTAACCGAGGCCGCCATGGAGAGTACAGCTGTATATTGGGTGCCCGTATGGAACGAGCTTTGCGGGTCGATGGAACTCAAGCTTGTCAATCCTTATTTCATCAAACAGCTTCCGGGACGCAAGAGCGATATCAAGGATGCCCAGTGGATAGCCGAATGTTTGCTGAAGAATCTTATCAGAGGAAGTTTCGTTCCCGAGACAATAGTTCAGGACATGCGCAAGCTTAACCGCCGCATCATGGATCTCAACGAAGATCTGACCTACAACACCAACAAGCTTGATGCGGCCCTTCAGCGCTGCGGGTTCAGGCTGAGCAACTACGTGAGCCGGATAAAGGGGAAAAGCTATCAGTCGGTACTTTCCTGCATAATCGACGGTGGGCGTGATCCGGGAAAGCTGATCGCCAAGGTTCATGGCCGCACCATCAACAAGCATGGCCGCCAGACGATAATGGCGGCCGTCACAGGCTGCTTCTCGGATACAGATATTATCATCTTCAGGCAGACTAAGGCGGTCATAGACCTGATAGAGGCACAGATGGCGGAATGCCAGAAGGAACTCACCGCCCTGTGCGGGAAACACTTTCCCCAGCAGTACAGACGTCTTCAGACCATCCCCGGAGTCAAGGAACGCGCGGCCACGGCAATAATTGCGGAGACAGGGGTTGACATGCAGATGTTTGCAACAGCGGCATCTCTTGTCGGATGGTGCGGACTCAAACCGCGAAACGATGTCAGCAATGGTCGCTACAAAAGCAGAAAAGTGACGCACGGAAACAGATATCTCAGAGAAATACTGATTGAAATCGCATGGGTCGCATCAAGAACCCGGAACTGTTTCTTCTCAAATTTCAGCTACGTCCAGACCACGGTCAAGAAAAAGAGCAGGATGAAAATTCAGGTGGCCATCGCACGCAAGATACTCGTCGCCATATGGCACATGCTCTCCAAAGAGCAGGACTTCATCGACATCTACCTCAAAAGACTTGAGCAGCAGAGGCTCCTGGAGGAGCAACTCAAATCTTTCGAATCGAAAATGGCCTGA
- a CDS encoding glycosyl hydrolase family 28-related protein translates to MNKITISILAGLFLAVTPVAAGAATYERKPQVVDNPDYPTPDVKVVEMNILDYSADANKGNTNVTTIIQQMLNALGDASSYPSGERQAYRKTGGTLYLPAGTYKIDGRITVPRGVSIRGDWKKPVKGEKIEGTILKVSNKYANDTVETNSCFIMEPSTVVSDVAVWYETQRADNPIPYPPTVVMGKQGYFGNDYCNVRNVTLVNSYIGVIFSERNGGGCPNIFGLYGTPLHKGVTMDNIADVGRFDHIDFSPKYWAGSGLPDAADATSWTYYHATGFEMRRNDWSYCCNYSAEGYNRGFWAKKSPAHMAAQSTGSPNGHNYNLTFTDCRTGVYMTESAGCGCMFTRVTTQGCEIGLEQAAGDLGPSQFLACDFTGSRYGIYTHPDATQTTQLHQCRVNGIVNFEGGQLIADHNTFNGNVEVGAMARCIFVGNRFTAGQFVNNSLYDCQVSDNASYTAKAVPEYPAEMMAVKETRPAKTDLFLASAYGAVGTYISPEDTSHGENSSHDNSTAIQQALDAAGANGGGIVYLTPGHYRCNSPLSIPAGVELRGASDMASVPRGQGAVLEVYCGEGSDNGTPFITMAQKSGIRGISINYPAQDESIFTDVAGGMVNGVFVAAHAVCTPKKYPYAVRGNADTYVVNLAVRACYQAVDMFTNKCDNHYVDYISGHCFKNVIRVGGMSENGTISNIQCNTIGYAAGDEWKFGLWPNSLHNKNNLHQDACYQQNYDELDFFIIGDCRNENLYNNFLFGSATGMLFQSDGQGGATFKSLGNAVDGVVKTFVFKAIAADAAMTNSQLVALNNGHSASFFTTDAGFNRTVDMFATNNWGGGDTFADIKGGNVNFILAALQQNGDKQTFLVDNGGKFAMNNFNVRSNNKNANGNKNVSLYSGVFTPLTNDGKNAFDTSLFATYSYMLPMAWNMSNRSGFKDRDGWHVIAFNDMLGKIYDQNGNLVEGSSLTNYVEGSTLQDLDRYEANEFYERNPGDARASRATDDDIKTRWSTKGSQNPLEWYDQNANDDTKPQQAWMTREMQWFAVYFDQNLLDLKKTEHINALILDASNDPNDGPSSWQLQVLDYDSEEQIVSPEQTPQDAKNYFKNEFGIELDDYLSWEDDRTDELYGHRWRTVATGNGAGSLLIAPFPEEDVLGLRILQTGKKGNYWSIDEIYVAMIEGLNSDLNGIDEVTALNREKTLFFAEGTLIIAASLFDAQGKANVEIFNLYGQKVRDFTVTSGQVAIDGLDSGVYIVCVGSASLKFVNRK, encoded by the coding sequence ATGAATAAGATTACAATATCCATATTGGCGGGATTATTCCTGGCGGTGACTCCGGTTGCCGCCGGGGCCGCTACCTATGAGCGCAAGCCGCAGGTTGTCGACAATCCCGACTATCCCACTCCTGATGTCAAGGTCGTGGAAATGAACATCCTCGACTATAGTGCCGACGCCAACAAGGGAAACACCAATGTGACAACAATAATACAGCAGATGCTGAATGCTCTGGGCGACGCATCGTCGTATCCCTCCGGTGAGCGCCAGGCCTATCGCAAGACCGGCGGCACTCTGTATCTTCCGGCAGGCACATACAAGATTGACGGCCGGATTACTGTGCCCCGTGGAGTATCCATACGCGGTGACTGGAAGAAACCCGTAAAGGGCGAGAAAATCGAAGGCACGATTCTGAAAGTGTCAAACAAATATGCCAATGATACGGTAGAGACAAATTCATGTTTCATCATGGAGCCGTCCACTGTTGTCAGCGATGTGGCTGTCTGGTATGAGACTCAGCGTGCCGACAATCCGATTCCTTATCCCCCGACTGTAGTCATGGGAAAGCAAGGATACTTCGGAAATGATTACTGTAACGTACGTAATGTGACACTTGTCAATTCGTATATCGGAGTCATATTCTCAGAACGCAACGGTGGCGGATGCCCTAATATCTTCGGGCTTTACGGCACTCCGCTTCACAAGGGTGTGACTATGGATAATATCGCCGACGTAGGCCGATTCGACCATATTGACTTTTCTCCGAAATACTGGGCCGGCTCCGGTCTGCCCGACGCGGCCGATGCTACTTCATGGACCTACTACCATGCAACAGGATTCGAGATGCGCCGCAACGACTGGTCATATTGCTGCAACTACTCTGCTGAAGGCTATAACCGTGGATTTTGGGCAAAAAAATCTCCGGCCCATATGGCGGCACAGTCTACCGGTTCGCCCAATGGCCACAACTATAATCTTACATTTACAGACTGTCGTACCGGCGTGTATATGACTGAGTCGGCAGGATGCGGATGCATGTTCACACGAGTCACCACTCAAGGCTGTGAGATAGGTCTGGAACAGGCAGCCGGTGATCTTGGCCCTTCGCAGTTCCTTGCATGTGACTTCACAGGCTCGCGCTACGGCATATACACCCATCCCGACGCTACACAGACCACACAGCTTCATCAGTGCCGGGTAAACGGTATTGTTAATTTCGAGGGCGGACAGCTGATTGCCGATCACAATACATTCAATGGAAATGTCGAGGTAGGTGCCATGGCGCGTTGTATCTTTGTCGGCAACAGATTTACCGCAGGGCAGTTTGTCAACAACTCGCTGTATGACTGTCAGGTGTCGGACAATGCATCCTATACCGCAAAGGCTGTGCCGGAATATCCGGCTGAGATGATGGCGGTAAAGGAGACACGCCCGGCAAAGACCGACCTCTTCCTTGCAAGCGCCTACGGTGCGGTAGGCACTTATATCTCCCCCGAGGACACATCACATGGTGAAAATTCCTCACACGACAATTCTACAGCCATCCAGCAGGCTCTGGACGCTGCCGGCGCCAATGGCGGTGGTATCGTATATCTGACCCCCGGACACTACAGGTGCAACTCTCCTCTGTCAATACCCGCGGGCGTAGAACTCCGAGGTGCTTCCGATATGGCCAGTGTTCCGCGTGGCCAGGGTGCCGTACTTGAAGTATATTGTGGAGAGGGCAGTGACAATGGCACTCCGTTCATAACCATGGCACAAAAGTCGGGCATACGTGGCATCTCCATAAATTATCCGGCTCAGGACGAGTCGATATTCACTGATGTGGCAGGAGGTATGGTCAACGGTGTGTTCGTAGCGGCTCATGCGGTATGTACCCCGAAGAAGTATCCATATGCAGTGAGAGGAAATGCCGATACATATGTGGTAAACCTTGCCGTGCGTGCATGCTATCAGGCTGTAGATATGTTCACCAACAAGTGTGACAATCATTATGTCGATTACATCTCGGGACATTGCTTCAAGAATGTGATACGTGTGGGCGGTATGTCGGAAAACGGTACCATAAGCAATATTCAGTGCAACACCATCGGATATGCCGCCGGCGACGAATGGAAGTTCGGTCTTTGGCCCAATTCGCTCCACAACAAGAACAATCTCCATCAGGATGCATGCTATCAGCAGAACTACGACGAACTCGACTTCTTCATCATAGGCGACTGCCGCAACGAGAATCTGTACAACAACTTCCTGTTCGGATCGGCTACCGGTATGCTCTTCCAGAGCGACGGCCAGGGAGGCGCGACATTCAAATCGCTCGGCAATGCGGTCGACGGTGTTGTGAAGACATTTGTATTCAAGGCTATCGCAGCCGATGCGGCTATGACCAACTCTCAGCTTGTGGCTCTCAACAACGGCCACTCGGCGAGCTTCTTCACCACAGACGCCGGATTCAACCGTACGGTCGATATGTTTGCCACCAACAACTGGGGTGGAGGCGACACATTTGCCGATATCAAGGGTGGAAATGTAAATTTCATTCTCGCCGCTCTACAGCAGAATGGCGACAAACAGACCTTCCTTGTCGACAACGGAGGCAAGTTTGCGATGAACAACTTCAACGTGCGATCCAACAACAAGAATGCCAATGGCAATAAGAATGTCAGCCTTTACTCAGGCGTCTTCACTCCGCTTACCAATGACGGAAAGAACGCATTCGACACATCTTTGTTTGCTACTTACAGCTATATGCTTCCGATGGCCTGGAACATGAGCAACCGCAGCGGGTTTAAAGACCGTGACGGATGGCATGTGATAGCGTTCAACGATATGCTCGGCAAGATTTACGACCAGAACGGCAACCTCGTGGAGGGTAGTTCGCTTACCAACTATGTAGAGGGTAGCACTCTTCAGGACCTTGACCGCTACGAAGCCAATGAGTTCTATGAGCGTAACCCCGGCGACGCACGTGCAAGCCGTGCCACAGACGACGATATCAAGACACGCTGGTCTACTAAAGGGAGCCAGAACCCGCTTGAATGGTACGACCAGAATGCCAACGACGATACAAAGCCGCAGCAGGCCTGGATGACACGTGAGATGCAATGGTTTGCAGTATATTTTGACCAGAATCTTCTCGATCTTAAGAAGACCGAACATATCAACGCTCTCATCCTTGACGCAAGCAACGACCCTAACGACGGCCCGTCGTCATGGCAGTTGCAGGTGCTTGACTACGACAGCGAGGAGCAGATTGTCAGTCCCGAGCAGACTCCGCAGGATGCAAAAAACTATTTCAAGAATGAATTTGGCATTGAACTTGACGATTACCTCTCATGGGAGGATGACCGTACTGATGAGCTTTATGGACACCGCTGGCGCACGGTAGCTACCGGCAACGGTGCAGGCTCTCTCCTTATTGCTCCGTTTCCTGAGGAGGATGTGCTCGGACTGCGCATACTCCAGACCGGAAAGAAAGGCAACTACTGGTCAATCGACGAGATTTACGTAGCGATGATTGAAGGATTGAATTCCGATTTGAACGGTATTGACGAGGTAACTGCCCTCAACCGGGAGAAGACACTGTTTTTTGCCGAAGGCACTCTGATTATCGCCGCATCTCTCTTTGACGCCCAAGGCAAGGCCAATGTTGAGATTTTCAACCTTTACGGACAGAAAGTCAGGGATTTCACAGTCACATCCGGTCAGGTGGCTATCGACGGTCTCGACAGTGGCGTTTATATAGTGTGTGTAGGTTCGGCCTCGTTAAAGTTTGTCAATAGAAAGTAG
- a CDS encoding SusD/RagB family nutrient-binding outer membrane lipoprotein — translation MKLKYIIPSVAIAAAGLGFSGCTDDFEEINTNPHKVYDVELNDVFAGTVQRTANNWAEMNYRRFLNFSRLTIVMFCCNPSQDTGDGYFRNYYVNVLRDLIKLEREYAANVDNEGRTIYPKNMAIVKAWKSYVYYVMASCWGPIPMSDAIVVGNEGKRYYKYDSEEQVYTQILNDLREAVDLLDHTQNASALDALQNDPIFGAGGIGAPDMDKWLRFANTLRLNVAMHCQNLNSDLSREHALEVLADGRLMASNDDNAVMQWGLDSDKSSSYYYRSFQKDHKAEQGGEAPIWPCLNEYGYIYFATFNDPRIGKYVRKMNERNPKAKPFLVTDTLTRAHSAYCKNSDTKMTINGQSVVVATKCANYTQHRSLPTAVKNTLRDSIIVRYTVDYAPYQEQCDIPNSWRYATVPGMTYTYHDVLGSARQDDYNHSVAQPYFVSEDAHWVILTYADACFLRAEAELIYNNNPGRAKTAYEEGIDASMAQWGITDYADFKAQDGVKWGTSKEGYHDRRLIYQAKIMGGDNGNDGLLEQIYKQRSFADYFNGLEIWNIERRTRTFDWPPTFTKDQSSGVLGASPDYNYWMERLIYPEAETTKNGAANAEGIAMLQSVSPFVRTERWGDNIFTSLGFAKKNPHVEDASLWGTPREITPKMEYYEHYYGDTYEKLLARAKEISGARLEAAALGAVAFEYQSTKAYGYNLTSGN, via the coding sequence ATGAAACTTAAATATATCATTCCCTCTGTCGCGATAGCCGCTGCCGGACTCGGTTTTTCAGGCTGTACCGATGATTTCGAGGAGATAAACACCAATCCTCACAAGGTATATGACGTTGAACTCAACGATGTGTTCGCCGGTACCGTGCAGCGTACCGCCAACAACTGGGCCGAGATGAACTATCGTCGTTTCCTCAACTTCTCCCGCCTTACGATTGTGATGTTCTGCTGCAATCCGAGCCAGGACACCGGCGACGGATATTTTCGCAACTACTATGTCAACGTGCTCCGCGACCTTATCAAACTTGAACGTGAATATGCCGCTAATGTCGACAATGAGGGGCGCACTATATATCCCAAAAACATGGCCATCGTCAAGGCATGGAAGTCATATGTATACTATGTGATGGCATCATGCTGGGGCCCCATTCCCATGAGTGACGCTATCGTTGTCGGTAATGAGGGCAAGCGTTATTACAAGTACGATTCGGAAGAGCAGGTATATACACAGATTCTCAATGACCTAAGGGAGGCCGTCGATCTGCTCGACCATACCCAGAACGCATCGGCTCTTGACGCCCTTCAGAACGACCCGATATTCGGTGCCGGCGGTATCGGTGCTCCCGATATGGACAAATGGCTCAGATTTGCCAACACCCTTCGTCTTAATGTGGCCATGCACTGTCAGAACCTCAATTCCGACCTGTCGCGTGAGCATGCTCTCGAGGTGCTTGCTGACGGACGTCTTATGGCGTCGAACGATGATAATGCGGTGATGCAGTGGGGGCTCGACTCGGATAAGTCGTCGAGCTACTACTACCGTTCGTTCCAGAAAGACCATAAGGCCGAGCAGGGTGGGGAGGCCCCGATATGGCCATGTCTCAACGAGTACGGCTACATATACTTTGCTACATTCAACGACCCGCGTATCGGGAAGTATGTGCGCAAGATGAACGAGCGCAATCCAAAGGCCAAGCCGTTCCTTGTCACAGACACTCTTACACGTGCGCATTCAGCTTACTGCAAGAATTCCGACACAAAGATGACAATCAACGGCCAGAGTGTGGTAGTGGCCACAAAGTGTGCCAATTACACTCAGCACCGTTCGCTCCCTACTGCCGTTAAGAACACTCTTCGCGACTCGATTATTGTACGCTATACTGTCGACTATGCGCCCTATCAGGAGCAGTGCGATATTCCCAACTCATGGCGATATGCCACGGTGCCGGGTATGACATATACCTACCACGATGTGCTCGGCTCTGCCCGACAGGACGATTACAATCATTCTGTGGCACAGCCTTACTTCGTAAGCGAGGATGCCCATTGGGTAATCCTCACCTATGCCGACGCATGCTTCCTCCGCGCCGAGGCCGAACTCATTTACAACAACAATCCGGGCCGTGCCAAGACTGCCTATGAGGAGGGTATCGATGCCTCGATGGCACAGTGGGGCATTACCGACTATGCTGACTTCAAGGCTCAGGACGGTGTGAAATGGGGTACCTCGAAAGAAGGATACCACGACCGCCGTCTCATATATCAGGCCAAAATCATGGGTGGCGACAATGGCAACGACGGGCTGCTTGAGCAGATTTACAAACAGCGCTCCTTCGCCGACTATTTCAATGGTCTTGAGATATGGAACATCGAGCGCCGTACCCGCACATTTGACTGGCCTCCTACATTTACAAAAGATCAGTCATCGGGAGTGCTTGGCGCAAGTCCCGACTACAACTACTGGATGGAACGCCTCATATATCCGGAGGCCGAGACAACAAAGAACGGTGCAGCAAATGCCGAGGGTATCGCGATGCTTCAGTCAGTGTCTCCGTTTGTACGTACCGAACGCTGGGGCGACAATATCTTCACCTCTCTTGGCTTTGCAAAAAAGAATCCACATGTCGAGGATGCAAGTCTCTGGGGTACTCCGCGTGAGATTACTCCAAAGATGGAATATTACGAGCACTACTACGGCGATACGTATGAGAAACTCCTCGCACGCGCCAAGGAAATCAGCGGTGCACGTCTGGAGGCCGCAGCCCTCGGAGCTGTCGCTTTCGAGTACCAGAGTACCAAGGCCTACGGCTACAACCTCACTTCAGGCAACTGA